In Bifidobacterium sp. ESL0745, one DNA window encodes the following:
- a CDS encoding MFS transporter codes for MNNAGRSVPKQRHKSPYGRLFAISGAKAFCISGAVARLPISMMSLGIVLALNHMYNNWTVAGTMSAVYILAVAAVTPLYARLFDRFGQHKVGWMALVLSVVFMLVFALAAWARVSIPILFVLAILMGCTQFSFGSLVRTRWAYALRDPKDSDLLDTAYALEAGIDEMVFILGPILAAFLATSVSPVSQLFVPTIACAVGGSVFFSLKDTQPPVIEPVSVVAASPNDEDVKAASANLGGTQGARLDEDGVSLRQLHTHVPKPKSVLLYAGIIPLLVVFVVFNMSFNEFDVSVTAMMKAIDREQLLGLQLAMFAVGSCIGAFIFGSKKPKGSNWQHMVVFLTLLTFGYVFCRLAMDNLILLGVFSILSGLFVSPLFATGNLIVKDIVPPSSLTEGLSWVTTAGSVGTSFGSSLAGMVLDVSSPHVGLILPIVTTFAAVPLAVLGWFLARKHNA; via the coding sequence GTGAATAATGCAGGTCGTAGTGTGCCGAAGCAGCGTCATAAGTCACCGTATGGGCGACTTTTCGCCATCTCTGGCGCCAAGGCGTTCTGTATTTCCGGGGCGGTGGCCAGGCTCCCGATTTCGATGATGAGCCTTGGAATCGTGCTCGCACTGAACCACATGTACAACAATTGGACGGTCGCCGGCACGATGAGCGCCGTGTATATTCTCGCCGTCGCCGCTGTCACGCCGTTGTACGCCCGTCTGTTCGATCGGTTCGGCCAGCACAAGGTCGGTTGGATGGCGCTTGTGCTTTCCGTGGTTTTCATGCTGGTATTCGCACTGGCCGCTTGGGCCCGCGTTTCGATTCCAATCCTCTTCGTGTTGGCGATTCTGATGGGATGCACGCAGTTCTCGTTCGGGTCTTTGGTGCGTACCCGTTGGGCGTACGCACTGCGCGACCCGAAGGACAGTGATCTGCTTGATACGGCCTACGCGCTTGAGGCTGGCATCGACGAAATGGTGTTCATCCTGGGACCGATTCTCGCCGCGTTCCTAGCCACTTCGGTGAGTCCCGTTTCTCAGCTTTTCGTGCCGACCATTGCCTGCGCCGTTGGCGGATCGGTGTTCTTTTCACTGAAAGATACCCAGCCGCCGGTCATCGAACCCGTATCTGTTGTCGCTGCCTCGCCTAATGACGAGGACGTGAAGGCCGCTTCCGCCAATCTTGGCGGGACCCAGGGCGCTCGGCTGGACGAGGACGGCGTGAGCCTGCGCCAATTGCACACCCACGTGCCCAAACCCAAGAGCGTGCTGCTTTACGCCGGCATCATTCCGCTGCTGGTGGTCTTCGTGGTCTTCAACATGAGCTTCAACGAGTTCGACGTTTCTGTTACAGCGATGATGAAGGCCATCGATCGCGAGCAGTTGCTGGGCCTGCAGTTGGCCATGTTCGCCGTTGGCTCCTGCATCGGTGCGTTCATCTTCGGTTCCAAGAAACCGAAAGGTTCCAATTGGCAGCACATGGTCGTTTTCCTTACGCTGCTGACCTTCGGCTACGTCTTCTGCCGGTTGGCAATGGACAATCTCATTTTGCTTGGTGTTTTTTCGATTCTCTCCGGTTTGTTCGTCTCACCGCTTTTTGCGACTGGCAATCTCATCGTCAAGGATATCGTTCCGCCCAGTTCGCTTACCGAAGGCCTTTCCTGGGTCACCACGGCCGGTTCGGTCGGCACATCCTTCGGCTCGTCTTTGGCCGGCATGGTACTTGATGTCTCCAGCCCGCACGTCGGCTTGATATTGCCGATCGTCACCACGTTCGCCGCCGTCCCGTTGGCCGTCTTGGGCTGGTTCCTCGCCCGCAAGCACAATGCGTAA
- the dapB gene encoding 4-hydroxy-tetrahydrodipicolinate reductase, with protein MIRVSVVGASGRMGGSVVEAVKAADDMQIAQRIDEHDDIATVTPDNTDVAVEFTVPTSSLGNVLKLVAQGVNVVVGTTGWTDEKLDQVKAALAIAPRRDQAVFIAPNFAISAVLADKFAAEAAKYFTSAEVIELHHPDKVDAPSGTAIHTAQAISVARKKAGCAPMPDGTQGEAASRGQVVDGVHVHAVRLQGLNAHEEVLLGNTGEQLTIRADSFDRASFMPGVLLAVRNIASGSHPGLTVGLDAFLDL; from the coding sequence ATGATCAGGGTTTCGGTAGTAGGCGCATCCGGGCGTATGGGCGGCAGCGTTGTTGAGGCCGTCAAGGCCGCGGACGATATGCAGATTGCGCAGCGGATCGACGAGCACGACGATATCGCAACGGTTACGCCGGACAATACGGATGTGGCGGTGGAATTCACCGTGCCGACCTCGTCGCTGGGCAACGTGTTGAAGCTCGTGGCTCAGGGCGTCAACGTGGTGGTCGGCACCACCGGTTGGACCGACGAGAAACTCGATCAGGTCAAGGCCGCGCTCGCCATTGCCCCTCGCCGTGACCAGGCCGTCTTCATTGCCCCGAACTTCGCCATCTCCGCGGTACTTGCCGACAAGTTCGCCGCCGAGGCCGCCAAATACTTCACTTCCGCCGAAGTCATCGAGCTACATCACCCCGACAAGGTCGATGCACCTTCTGGCACTGCCATCCACACTGCGCAGGCGATTTCCGTGGCCCGCAAAAAGGCCGGTTGCGCCCCGATGCCCGACGGCACGCAGGGGGAAGCGGCCTCCCGCGGCCAGGTCGTCGACGGTGTCCATGTCCACGCGGTGCGCTTGCAAGGCCTTAACGCCCACGAGGAAGTGCTGTTGGGCAACACCGGCGAGCAGCTCACGATTCGTGCCGACAGCTTCGATCGCGCTTCCTTCATGCCCGGCGTGCTGCTGGCCGTGCGCAACATCGCTTCGGGGTCCCACCCAGGATTGACCGTTGGCCTCGATGCATTCCTTGACCTTTGA
- the dapA gene encoding 4-hydroxy-tetrahydrodipicolinate synthase, giving the protein MSESSMHLLDPAPFGRVIPAMVTPMHNDGSVDFEASVALAKRLVASGADGLLVNGTTGESPVTHMDEKVKLVQVVKAAVDVPVISGAGSNDTAHTVRMVEQTQEAGADAVLVVAPYYSRPSQEGIFRHYQAVNESADKPIIVYDVPGRTGVHLTLDTYRRLAGLDHIKAVKDATGDIAGAVRKRMETGLTWYSGDDALFLPFLSIGAVGVISVIAHVASNPMRQLADAFDRGDIHEAQRLAVRLAPLVDALNGTGFQGVLAKAALHERGWLDETTMRLPNVGPGEPEYRRAHQGMVDVGILDA; this is encoded by the coding sequence ATGAGTGAGTCTTCTATGCATCTTCTTGATCCAGCGCCATTTGGTCGGGTTATCCCCGCAATGGTGACGCCGATGCACAATGATGGTTCCGTTGATTTTGAAGCATCCGTGGCATTGGCCAAGCGCTTGGTCGCCTCCGGTGCCGATGGCCTGTTGGTCAACGGCACGACCGGTGAATCGCCGGTCACGCATATGGACGAGAAGGTCAAGCTCGTCCAGGTCGTCAAAGCTGCCGTCGACGTTCCGGTGATTTCCGGCGCAGGTTCCAATGACACCGCCCACACGGTACGTATGGTCGAGCAGACCCAGGAGGCCGGCGCCGACGCGGTGCTGGTGGTCGCGCCTTACTACTCCCGTCCTTCGCAGGAAGGCATTTTCCGCCATTATCAGGCGGTCAACGAGTCGGCGGACAAGCCGATCATCGTCTACGATGTCCCGGGGCGTACCGGCGTGCATCTGACGCTTGACACGTATCGTCGCCTTGCCGGCCTCGACCACATCAAGGCCGTCAAGGATGCGACGGGTGACATCGCGGGGGCTGTGCGCAAGCGTATGGAAACCGGCCTGACCTGGTATTCCGGCGACGACGCGCTCTTCCTGCCGTTCCTTTCCATTGGCGCGGTCGGCGTCATTTCGGTGATTGCGCACGTCGCGTCCAACCCGATGCGCCAGCTTGCCGATGCTTTCGATCGTGGCGATATCCACGAGGCCCAGCGTCTCGCGGTACGCCTCGCCCCGTTGGTCGATGCCCTCAACGGCACCGGGTTCCAAGGGGTTTTGGCCAAGGCCGCGTTGCACGAGCGCGGATGGCTCGACGAAACGACGATGCGCCTGCCGAACGTCGGTCCGGGAGAGCCAGAATACCGGCGTGCCCACCAGGGCATGGTCGATGTCGGAATCCTGGACGCCTAG
- a CDS encoding ribonuclease J — protein MTDTEEKTTAATTHRRGSASKSRARKSEATAEKTEKRTSVKRGTGAKTSTKSGEKRTSTSTSSKRSESRGSSRSGSRRSGGSGSSRNTRSGSHSNSRRSSSRTVSRTPGTSPNQDAVLIAPPKYRKGSMRIVPLGGLGEIGRNMNVIEYNGHLLLVDCGVLFPDEEQPGVDLILPDFSYIKDRLDDVEALVLTHGHEDHIGGVPYLLNLRPDIPLIGSKLTLAFVKAKCEEHHQNPRCIEVTGRDKIKVGPFNLEFIAVTHSIPDALAVCINTPAGTVIDTGDFKLDQLPIDHRITDLVEFGKLGEKGVDLVMVDSTNAEVPGFVRPESTIGPELERAFSEATRKIIVASFSSHVHRVQQVVDAAHKVGRKVVFVGRSMVRNMSIAADLGYLHIPEGTVVDLKKAKDIQDNKLVYMCTGSQGEPMAALGRIADGTHRDITINEFDTVVMASSLIPGNENEVYGMINKLVQKGARVVNRDNAKIHVSGHSNEGELTYFYNILKPKCVMPIHGENRHLVANGLVAVKTGVDPKNVVLAEDGDVVDLYHGQAAVVGSVPCGYVYVDGDTVGELTDEELEKRKVLGTEGFVSAFAVVDTDAKNVISGPKVYLNAMPEDESEFENVRHQIVQQLEDAMMDGTHDTHKLQQIMRRTIGSWVSRQLHRKPMIIPVVADVAHDVIDGTSYGN, from the coding sequence ATGACAGATACAGAAGAAAAAACCACAGCGGCAACCACGCATCGGCGTGGCAGCGCCAGCAAGTCACGGGCTCGCAAAAGCGAAGCGACCGCTGAAAAAACCGAAAAGCGCACCAGCGTCAAACGCGGCACCGGCGCTAAAACCAGTACCAAGAGCGGCGAAAAACGCACCAGCACGAGCACGAGCAGCAAGCGCAGCGAATCCCGCGGTTCCTCCCGTTCCGGTTCACGTCGTTCCGGCGGCTCCGGTTCATCGCGTAATACACGCAGCGGCAGCCATTCCAACAGCCGTCGTTCCAGCTCGCGCACCGTCTCCCGCACCCCGGGCACTTCGCCCAACCAGGACGCCGTGTTGATCGCGCCGCCGAAGTACCGTAAGGGCTCCATGCGCATCGTGCCGCTCGGCGGCCTCGGCGAAATCGGCCGCAACATGAACGTGATCGAATACAACGGCCACCTGCTGCTGGTCGATTGCGGCGTGCTCTTCCCCGACGAGGAACAGCCCGGTGTCGATCTCATCCTCCCCGATTTCAGCTATATCAAGGATCGTCTCGATGACGTTGAGGCACTTGTCCTGACCCACGGCCACGAAGACCATATCGGCGGTGTGCCGTATCTGCTGAACCTGCGCCCGGACATCCCGCTGATCGGCTCGAAGCTCACGCTCGCCTTCGTCAAGGCCAAGTGCGAGGAACATCACCAGAACCCGCGCTGCATCGAGGTCACCGGCCGCGACAAGATCAAGGTAGGCCCGTTCAATCTTGAGTTCATCGCCGTCACCCACTCGATTCCTGACGCGCTGGCCGTGTGCATCAACACGCCTGCCGGCACCGTCATCGACACCGGCGATTTCAAGCTCGACCAGCTGCCCATCGACCATCGCATCACCGATTTGGTCGAATTCGGCAAGCTCGGCGAGAAGGGCGTCGACTTGGTGATGGTCGATTCCACCAACGCCGAAGTCCCCGGCTTCGTCCGTCCCGAAAGCACCATCGGCCCCGAGCTCGAGCGCGCCTTCAGCGAGGCCACCCGCAAGATCATCGTCGCCTCTTTCTCCAGCCACGTCCACCGCGTCCAGCAGGTCGTCGACGCCGCGCACAAGGTCGGCCGCAAGGTCGTCTTCGTCGGCCGTTCGATGGTGCGCAACATGTCCATCGCCGCCGACCTCGGCTATCTGCATATCCCGGAAGGCACCGTCGTTGACCTGAAGAAGGCCAAGGACATCCAGGACAACAAACTGGTCTACATGTGCACCGGTTCTCAGGGTGAGCCGATGGCCGCGCTTGGCCGCATCGCCGACGGCACCCACCGCGACATCACCATCAACGAGTTCGACACCGTCGTGATGGCCAGCTCGCTGATCCCCGGCAACGAGAACGAGGTCTACGGCATGATCAACAAACTCGTGCAGAAGGGTGCCCGCGTGGTTAACCGCGACAACGCGAAGATCCACGTCTCCGGCCACTCCAATGAGGGCGAGCTCACTTACTTCTACAACATCCTGAAGCCCAAGTGCGTCATGCCGATCCACGGCGAGAACCGTCATCTGGTCGCCAACGGCCTCGTGGCCGTCAAGACCGGCGTTGACCCGAAGAACGTCGTGCTCGCCGAGGACGGCGACGTGGTCGATCTCTATCATGGTCAGGCTGCGGTCGTTGGCTCAGTGCCGTGTGGTTACGTCTACGTCGACGGCGATACCGTCGGCGAGCTCACCGACGAAGAGCTCGAGAAGCGCAAGGTGCTCGGCACTGAAGGCTTTGTCTCCGCTTTCGCCGTGGTCGACACCGACGCCAAGAACGTCATCTCCGGCCCGAAGGTCTACTTGAACGCGATGCCCGAAGACGAAAGCGAATTCGAGAACGTGCGTCACCAGATCGTTCAGCAGCTCGAGGACGCGATGATGGACGGCACCCACGACACCCACAAGCTCCAGCAGATCATGCGCCGCACCATCGGTAGCTGGGTCTCCCGTCAGCTCCATCGCAAGCCGATGATCATCCCGGTCGTCGCCGACGTCGCCCACGACGTGATCGACGGCACTTCGTACGGCAACTGA
- a CDS encoding BspA family leucine-rich repeat surface protein, producing the protein MAGEHLWPDTPSTVDPLHWNIHLEGGSCVLELESGTVPNYSSSKAYYAPPWSGYTDGAWHPRDDISQIRVSGHVKVLSAHALFAGLSMVASADVGNLDFSDLQDGNMADAFAFDTALSTVNGIEHWDTSKATSLAGIFNGDTSFASLDLGSWKMAQVTDFDCIFGGLGQTLTKIKLGSGQSLPAAAFHKQYDNDNATVVNDESWQNVQWKSGTTPEWDGVPFVDGLTAGSEDTWFKNDAMMPTPTPLYTTCYAVFNANNGSGSAPPRQSGICGWFDSASGGSWQYFTIRFPPLNTMYRTNYQALGWSTNPSATNKQYSPGDTLRTLQQNTTFYVVWQYAPPKTLPTSTDVKLLPPTNDTPDSVTVTGLLTSGSNYFPLASGDVEDVWLMPPGTTSTSTSESVGTQASSSTLIISTNKWSAQFPVSALNAYDQTGKGTTPTFRVRLRTGGHGNSGFAFFTFKADLVAPAVDGLTFNPSTRTVSGTVYSSGDAVAQSNRDKESGDKVTIIWPTGSSPTTLSTTTTNGNGAFSVVAPPGTAFGGSAQISVQDLPATADTVTLTGTGTTAPNVSQQVSLPLTMPTVSSLPMTGASMSSQALHYFLPLTGAAFTALAVVGIEVLRRRRIFNPKGYPDRANR; encoded by the coding sequence ATGGCCGGCGAACACCTTTGGCCCGACACCCCCAGTACCGTTGATCCCCTTCACTGGAACATTCACTTGGAGGGTGGCAGCTGCGTACTGGAGCTGGAAAGCGGCACCGTGCCGAACTACAGCAGTTCCAAAGCCTACTATGCTCCGCCATGGTCCGGCTACACTGACGGGGCATGGCATCCACGCGACGACATCTCACAGATTCGGGTCAGCGGGCACGTCAAGGTTTTGAGCGCGCACGCCCTCTTCGCAGGGCTCAGCATGGTGGCTTCTGCCGACGTGGGCAATCTGGACTTTTCTGATCTTCAAGACGGGAACATGGCGGATGCCTTTGCTTTCGACACCGCACTTTCTACCGTCAACGGAATAGAACACTGGGATACATCAAAAGCAACGAGTCTTGCAGGAATATTCAATGGCGACACGTCGTTCGCTTCGTTGGATCTCGGCAGCTGGAAAATGGCGCAGGTCACCGACTTCGACTGCATCTTTGGTGGACTCGGGCAGACGCTTACCAAAATCAAGCTTGGATCCGGGCAATCGTTACCAGCTGCTGCGTTCCACAAACAATATGACAACGACAATGCGACCGTGGTGAACGACGAAAGCTGGCAAAACGTTCAATGGAAATCTGGCACCACACCGGAATGGGACGGTGTACCGTTTGTGGATGGGCTGACGGCTGGCAGCGAGGACACCTGGTTCAAAAATGATGCAATGATGCCTACACCGACTCCACTCTACACGACTTGCTATGCTGTTTTCAACGCCAATAACGGGTCAGGCAGTGCTCCTCCTAGACAATCAGGTATTTGCGGTTGGTTTGATTCAGCTTCAGGCGGTAGCTGGCAGTACTTCACTATAAGATTTCCGCCGCTCAATACGATGTACCGAACAAATTACCAGGCTCTGGGATGGAGTACCAATCCTTCCGCTACGAACAAACAGTACAGTCCGGGAGATACCCTGCGAACACTTCAACAAAATACCACGTTTTATGTCGTGTGGCAATATGCACCCCCGAAAACACTGCCTACATCGACCGATGTAAAGTTGCTGCCACCTACCAACGATACGCCCGATTCCGTGACAGTAACCGGACTACTCACTTCCGGTTCCAACTACTTCCCGCTAGCAAGCGGCGATGTCGAAGATGTTTGGCTGATGCCGCCCGGCACAACTTCTACTTCTACATCCGAATCAGTCGGAACTCAGGCCAGTTCTTCAACGCTCATCATTTCAACAAATAAGTGGAGTGCACAGTTCCCCGTCTCTGCTCTCAATGCTTACGACCAAACCGGCAAAGGCACCACACCGACATTCCGTGTACGTCTGCGCACCGGCGGGCACGGCAATTCAGGGTTTGCGTTCTTCACATTCAAAGCCGATTTGGTGGCGCCCGCCGTTGACGGTCTCACCTTCAACCCATCCACCCGCACCGTTTCAGGCACCGTCTATAGTTCGGGTGATGCCGTTGCCCAATCGAACCGCGATAAAGAATCAGGCGACAAAGTAACGATAATTTGGCCCACCGGATCCTCACCGACCACATTATCAACAACAACCACCAACGGCAACGGCGCTTTCTCGGTAGTTGCACCGCCCGGTACTGCGTTTGGCGGTTCCGCACAAATCAGCGTACAGGACCTCCCGGCAACCGCTGACACAGTGACGTTGACCGGTACCGGTACTACTGCACCGAACGTCTCACAGCAGGTTTCGTTGCCACTGACGATGCCGACTGTCTCATCGCTGCCTATGACAGGAGCAAGCATGAGTTCTCAGGCACTCCACTATTTCCTGCCGTTGACAGGCGCCGCTTTCACCGCGTTAGCCGTCGTTGGCATTGAGGTTTTGCGCCGCCGCAGAATTTTTAATCCAAAAGGATACCCTGATAGGGCAAACAGGTAG